From a single Bacillus sp. NEB1478 genomic region:
- a CDS encoding nuclease-related domain-containing protein, with the protein MKKQSNSPTYIKKYEALTRRLLPSHPKRARIVEQLGIFQSGIRGETSLNYFYRYLPQHEFIILPNIRIFHMDYFFQIDTLLLNPHFCLVLEVKNYSGHLYFDGDYKQLIRTIDGKKDIFDCPIQQVKRQVFHLSKIMEMSKLPSIPIESLVVFTHPKAHIESSPNYYDALEMVIKSPVLSEKINEYYHKYSKQNYSPKEIKKMVRTLKKYNEPYDPNLIKKYGIDQKQIINGVLCPICETQTMEYIRTNWKCAICNTSLKKEHIAALSDYALLISSTISNNECKEFLKLTSRSKTYHLLKSLKFPYTGSTKSRIYHLDSLISDE; encoded by the coding sequence ATAAAAAAACAATCGAATTCTCCCACCTATATTAAAAAATATGAAGCTCTAACTCGGAGACTTTTACCCTCTCATCCAAAGAGAGCACGAATCGTAGAACAATTAGGTATTTTTCAATCTGGAATAAGGGGAGAAACATCTCTAAACTATTTTTATCGATATTTACCTCAACATGAATTTATTATCCTACCTAATATCAGGATTTTTCATATGGATTACTTTTTTCAAATAGATACACTTCTGTTAAATCCACATTTTTGTCTAGTTTTAGAAGTAAAAAATTATTCCGGCCACCTTTATTTTGATGGGGATTATAAACAACTAATAAGAACTATAGATGGTAAAAAAGACATTTTTGATTGCCCTATCCAACAAGTCAAGCGCCAAGTTTTCCACCTTTCTAAAATCATGGAAATGAGTAAACTCCCCTCGATTCCCATCGAATCCCTAGTAGTGTTCACACACCCTAAAGCACATATTGAAAGTTCGCCAAATTATTATGATGCATTAGAAATGGTCATAAAAAGTCCTGTATTATCAGAGAAAATTAACGAATATTATCATAAATATTCAAAACAAAATTACTCTCCCAAAGAGATCAAAAAAATGGTAAGAACATTAAAAAAATACAATGAACCCTATGATCCTAACTTAATAAAAAAATATGGAATTGATCAAAAACAAATAATAAATGGAGTGCTATGCCCCATATGTGAAACGCAAACGATGGAATACATTAGGACCAATTGGAAGTGCGCCATTTGTAATACTTCTTTAAAAAAGGAACATATTGCAGCATTGTCGGACTATGCTCTATTAATTTCATCAACAATTTCAAACAACGAATGTAAAGAGTTTTTAAAATTAACATCCCGCAGTAAAACCTATCACTTACTTAAATCACTAAAATTTCCTTATACGGGTTCAACAAAATCTCGCATTTATCATTTAGATTCATTAATCAGCGATGAATAG
- the ftsX gene encoding permease-like cell division protein FtsX yields MKFRTLKRHFVEAFKSMGRNGWMSFASISAVTVTLLLVSVFLAILLNINYIATQIEDDVQIRAYIERTEKPENYTAYKKQLEQIDKVKTVEFQSKEQGLDELIKSLGDEGKVFSSLKKENPLRDAYIIQTDKPQDTAEVAKEVDKMKFVNKVEYGQGTVEKLFKVTDTARNVGIFLVLGLVFTAMFLISNTIKLTIVSRRREIEIMKLVGATNGFIRWPFFIEGFALGVCGALLPIIVIAVGYHAIFDIVNQKLGTVFIELLPVTPLIPQLSILMLLVGGVIGVWGSLTSVRKFLKI; encoded by the coding sequence ATGAAGTTTAGAACATTGAAGCGTCATTTTGTAGAAGCATTTAAAAGTATGGGACGAAACGGCTGGATGTCTTTCGCTTCCATTAGTGCCGTAACGGTTACTTTGCTTTTAGTCAGTGTATTTCTGGCGATTTTATTGAACATTAATTACATTGCAACTCAAATAGAAGATGATGTACAAATTCGTGCTTACATTGAACGAACAGAAAAACCTGAAAACTATACAGCTTACAAAAAACAGCTTGAACAAATTGATAAAGTAAAAACAGTAGAATTCCAGTCAAAAGAACAAGGATTGGATGAATTGATTAAGAGTCTAGGAGACGAAGGAAAAGTATTCTCTTCATTAAAGAAAGAAAATCCTTTGCGTGATGCTTATATCATCCAGACTGACAAACCTCAAGATACAGCAGAGGTTGCAAAAGAAGTTGATAAAATGAAGTTTGTAAACAAGGTAGAGTATGGACAAGGAACAGTCGAAAAACTGTTTAAAGTTACAGATACAGCTCGTAATGTTGGTATTTTCCTTGTGCTAGGACTCGTGTTCACTGCGATGTTCCTAATCTCTAACACGATCAAGCTTACGATTGTATCTCGCCGCCGTGAGATTGAGATTATGAAGCTCGTTGGTGCAACCAATGGATTTATCCGCTGGCCGTTCTTTATTGAAGGATTTGCATTAGGTGTATGTGGTGCCCTCCTTCCTATTATTGTAATCGCAGTAGGATATCATGCTATTTTTGATATAGTCAATCAGAAGTTAGGGACTGTGTTTATCGAGCTATTGCCAGTCACACCTCTTATTCCGCAGTTGTCCATTTTGATGCTGCTAGTAGGTGGAGTGATCGGTGTTTGGGGAAGCTTAACATCTGTCCGTAAGTTCTTGAAAATATAG
- a CDS encoding S41 family peptidase, with protein sequence MNKKMLALLIVVSMLVGAGGMYGYSAFFGKDSSYVQNTGVSDLPKTKTKLDSNEEFSKLQKTYEIISSRYVEDVDREKLLEGAIQGMVKTLKDPYSVYMDEDTATQFTQSLDSSFEGIGAEVSMVDGKVTIVAPFKDSPAEKAGLKPNDQIITIDGKSVEGLDLYKAVLKIRGEKGSIVKLGVKRTGVNNLMDVQVKRDEIPIETVYADTHKVNGKKIGVLEITSFSEKTGTDFKKHLTELEKEGIDGLVIDVRGNPGGYLEAVDSILRQIIPENKPFVQIEDRKGNKQRYVSTLKEKKDYPIVGLIDKGSASASEILAGALKEAGQYDLVGEKSFGKGTVQQSIDLGDGSNIKLTLFKWLTPDGNWIHKKGIKPTYEVKQPDYFYTNPISIKKPLVFDMNNEQVKNAQIMLNGLGFQTGREDGYYDDKTQAAVTAFQRANSLPATGKVDEKTAGKMEAKVIDSIRNDKNDAQLQTAMELLAK encoded by the coding sequence GTGAATAAGAAGATGTTGGCCCTGCTGATTGTGGTATCTATGCTTGTTGGTGCTGGAGGCATGTATGGCTATTCTGCCTTTTTTGGAAAAGACTCCAGTTATGTACAGAATACCGGTGTGAGTGACCTGCCTAAAACAAAAACGAAGTTAGACAGCAATGAAGAATTTTCAAAGCTTCAAAAGACGTATGAGATTATTTCCTCTCGTTACGTTGAAGATGTCGATCGTGAAAAATTGCTAGAAGGCGCTATCCAAGGGATGGTCAAAACGCTAAAAGATCCATATTCCGTTTATATGGATGAGGATACGGCTACGCAATTTACACAATCGCTCGATTCTTCATTTGAAGGAATTGGTGCTGAAGTGAGCATGGTTGATGGAAAAGTGACGATTGTCGCCCCGTTTAAAGATTCACCTGCCGAAAAAGCCGGATTGAAACCGAACGACCAGATTATTACGATTGACGGTAAAAGTGTAGAAGGTTTAGATCTTTACAAGGCTGTTCTGAAGATTCGCGGTGAAAAAGGTTCCATCGTTAAATTGGGTGTGAAACGCACCGGTGTGAATAATTTAATGGATGTTCAAGTGAAACGTGATGAAATTCCGATCGAAACCGTTTATGCGGATACACACAAAGTAAATGGCAAGAAAATTGGAGTATTGGAAATTACATCATTCTCTGAAAAAACAGGAACGGATTTCAAAAAGCACTTAACCGAGCTTGAAAAAGAAGGCATTGATGGGCTGGTGATCGATGTTCGCGGAAATCCTGGAGGATATTTAGAGGCAGTCGATAGCATTCTCCGTCAGATCATTCCGGAGAATAAGCCGTTTGTTCAAATAGAAGACCGCAAAGGAAACAAGCAGCGCTATGTTTCGACTTTAAAAGAAAAGAAAGATTACCCAATTGTCGGATTGATCGATAAAGGAAGTGCATCTGCTTCAGAAATCTTGGCAGGGGCACTTAAAGAGGCCGGTCAATATGATCTTGTTGGTGAAAAATCTTTCGGTAAAGGTACGGTTCAGCAATCCATCGACCTTGGAGACGGCAGCAACATTAAACTAACATTGTTTAAGTGGCTTACTCCAGATGGGAACTGGATTCATAAGAAAGGGATCAAACCGACGTATGAAGTAAAACAGCCTGATTACTTCTATACGAATCCGATCTCCATCAAAAAACCGCTTGTGTTTGATATGAACAACGAACAGGTTAAAAATGCACAGATTATGCTGAACGGACTTGGTTTTCAAACGGGCCGTGAAGATGGCTACTATGATGATAAAACACAAGCCGCTGTGACAGCTTTCCAGCGAGCGAACAGCTTGCCGGCAACAGGGAAAGTCGATGAAAAAACTGCAGGCAAAATGGAAGCGAAAGTAATCGATTCCATTCGAAACGACAAAAACGATGCTCAGCTTCAAACAGCTATGGAATTGCTTGCAAAATAA
- a CDS encoding YitT family protein has product MRKRRGFLHPTVQIVLEYLYVIIGSGLVALAFSVFLLPNQIASGGVSGISTILYGLFHWKPSYVQWSLNIPLFFAGLFFLGRQFGAKTLVGTLVIPLFVLIFEPWGAATQDPLLGAIFGGLGVGTGLGIVFRGKASTGGVDLLAQIAHKYIGMSLGTIIMFIDGTIVLTSALIFGIEQALYALIAMFITAKTIDVVQIGLGTSKMALIISDHEDELRQGILTHIYRGVTKINAFGGYTQDERPMLMVVVAQYEVTKLKQYVESIDPSAFVIVVNANEVLGEGFKRS; this is encoded by the coding sequence ATCAGAAAAAGACGCGGGTTTTTACATCCGACAGTACAAATCGTTTTAGAGTATTTATATGTAATCATTGGTTCAGGCCTTGTGGCGCTGGCATTCTCCGTATTCCTGCTTCCAAATCAGATTGCGTCCGGCGGAGTTAGCGGGATCTCGACCATTTTATATGGACTTTTCCACTGGAAGCCTTCCTACGTGCAGTGGAGCCTTAACATACCTCTCTTTTTTGCAGGACTATTTTTCCTCGGAAGACAGTTCGGTGCAAAAACACTTGTGGGGACGCTCGTCATCCCACTTTTTGTTCTCATATTTGAACCATGGGGTGCTGCCACACAAGACCCGCTTTTAGGTGCTATCTTTGGCGGTCTTGGAGTAGGAACAGGTCTCGGGATCGTATTCCGTGGTAAAGCATCGACTGGCGGAGTGGACCTTCTCGCGCAGATCGCTCATAAATATATTGGGATGTCACTTGGAACGATCATCATGTTCATTGACGGTACAATCGTACTGACATCAGCACTTATTTTTGGAATTGAACAAGCACTTTACGCACTAATCGCTATGTTTATTACGGCCAAAACGATCGATGTCGTTCAGATCGGTCTTGGAACATCGAAAATGGCGCTGATCATATCTGACCATGAGGACGAACTTCGTCAAGGGATTCTGACTCATATTTATCGCGGTGTGACGAAAATTAACGCGTTTGGGGGCTATACACAAGACGAGCGTCCGATGTTGATGGTTGTCGTGGCGCAATATGAAGTTACAAAACTTAAACAATATGTAGAAAGTATTGATCCTTCCGCATTCGTAATCGTTGTGAACGCGAATGAAGTATTAGGAGAGGGTTTCAAACGTAGTTAG
- the prfB gene encoding peptide chain release factor 2 (programmed frameshift) → MDLVEVKQELNIIEKRINDFRGLFDLDTKKARIAELDEQMSAPTFWDDQNAAQVVINEANGLKEQVNEFEDLASSYDDLEVAHELVKEEPDADLQKELVKDLKQLITNLNDFELQLLLNEPYDKNNAILELHPGAGGTESQDWASMLLRMYTRYAERQGYKVETLDYLPGDEAGVKSVTLSIKGHNAYGYLKAEKGVHRLVRISPFDSSGRRHTSFVSCEVMPEINDDSEIEIRTEDLKIDTYRASGAGGQHVNTTDSAVRMTHIPTNTVVSCQTERSQIKNRERAMKMMMAKLVQRRLEEQQAQLNEIRGEQKEIGWGSQIRSYVFHPYSLVKDHRTNTEVGNVQSVMDGEITPFIDSYLRSKL, encoded by the exons ATGGATTTAGTAGAAGTGAAACAGGAACTGAACATTATTGAAAAACGAATCAACGACTTTAGG GGTCTCTTTGACCTCGATACAAAAAAAGCCCGCATTGCTGAACTAGATGAGCAAATGAGTGCCCCGACATTTTGGGATGACCAAAATGCTGCGCAAGTTGTCATTAATGAAGCAAACGGATTGAAAGAACAAGTAAATGAATTTGAAGATCTCGCTTCTTCATATGATGACTTGGAAGTCGCTCACGAGCTAGTGAAGGAAGAGCCGGACGCTGATCTGCAAAAAGAACTTGTAAAAGACTTAAAACAGCTTATCACTAACTTAAATGATTTCGAACTTCAGTTATTGCTGAACGAACCTTACGATAAAAACAACGCGATCCTGGAACTTCATCCTGGTGCTGGCGGTACAGAATCCCAGGACTGGGCATCCATGCTGCTTCGTATGTACACGCGTTATGCAGAGCGCCAAGGCTATAAAGTGGAAACTCTCGATTATCTGCCTGGTGACGAAGCGGGTGTGAAATCGGTAACGCTGAGCATTAAAGGACATAACGCTTACGGCTATTTGAAGGCTGAAAAAGGTGTTCACCGTCTTGTGCGTATTTCACCGTTTGATTCATCAGGCCGCCGTCACACATCATTCGTTTCATGTGAAGTAATGCCGGAGATTAATGATGACTCTGAAATTGAGATTCGAACTGAAGATTTAAAAATTGATACGTATCGTGCGTCAGGCGCTGGCGGTCAGCACGTTAACACGACTGACTCAGCTGTTCGGATGACACACATTCCGACAAACACGGTTGTTTCTTGCCAAACCGAGCGTTCACAGATCAAAAACCGCGAGCGTGCCATGAAAATGATGATGGCAAAACTCGTACAGCGCCGTTTAGAAGAACAGCAAGCTCAACTGAATGAAATCCGCGGTGAACAAAAAGAAATCGGATGGGGAAGCCAGATTCGTTCATACGTCTTCCACCCATACAGCCTCGTAAAAGATCACCGTACGAACACCGAAGTCGGTAACGTACAATCCGTCATGGACGGCGAAATCACACCATTCATCGATTCATACTTGAGATCAAAGCTATAA
- the secA gene encoding preprotein translocase subunit SecA: MISILKKIFPTSNDRSLNRYEKIAEKVEALTDEYKALSDEALAQKTIEFKGRIEKGESLDDLLPEAFATVREASERVLKMRHYPVQIMGAVALHEGNIAEMKTGEGKTLVATMPVYLNALSGQGVHVVTVNEYLARRDSEIMGPLYNFLGLEVGLNVSDLSKEEKREAYDADITYGTNNEFGFDYLRDNMVVYKEQMVQRRNYAIVDEVDSILVDEARTPLIISGSAAKSTQLYQMANMFVRQLKKEVDFTVDEKTKNVQLTEEGINKAEQMFSIDNLYDYQHVTLNHHINQALKAQAIMHLDVDYVVQEGEIVIVDPFTGRLMAGRRYSDGLHQAIEAKEGLEIQRESMTLATITFQNYFRMYNKLAGMTGTAKTEEEEFRNIYNMDVIVIPTNRPIAREDRSDLIYKTMQGKFKAIAAEIEERHKTGQPILVGTVAVETSELLSQLLSKRKIQHNVLNAKNHEREAEIIENAGQLGMVTIATNMAGRGTDIKLGEGVREVGGLHILGTERHESRRIDNQLRGRAGRQGDPGSSQFYISMEDELMRRFGSDNLMTMMERLGMDEDTPIESKLVTKAVESAQKRVEGSNFDARKQLLQYDDVMRQQREIIYAQRQEVLDAENLSSIVLRMIDSTIERIVTVHTPDAEVQEEWDIKEIVDYVNAVMFTESAFTEKDLFGLDREEILERIQEKVHAAFAEKEKMMPAEQMAEFEKAVILRSVDSKWMDHIDQMEQLRQGIHLRAYGQVDPLREYQFEGFEMFEAMIAAIEEEVTTYILKAQVEENQNMQREQVAEGKAVVPSDKQETKKKPARKKQDIKRNAPCPCGSGKKYKQCHGADVE; the protein is encoded by the coding sequence ATGATAAGCATTTTGAAAAAGATTTTTCCAACTTCCAATGATAGGTCGTTAAATAGATACGAGAAAATTGCAGAAAAAGTGGAAGCATTAACTGATGAGTATAAAGCACTCAGTGATGAAGCTTTAGCTCAAAAAACGATCGAATTCAAAGGACGTATCGAAAAAGGAGAGTCACTGGACGATCTTTTGCCAGAGGCGTTTGCGACTGTTCGTGAAGCTTCTGAACGTGTGTTAAAGATGCGCCATTATCCTGTTCAGATCATGGGTGCGGTAGCGCTGCATGAAGGGAATATTGCAGAAATGAAAACCGGTGAAGGTAAAACGCTCGTTGCGACAATGCCGGTTTATTTGAACGCGCTTAGCGGACAAGGTGTTCACGTTGTTACGGTCAACGAATACTTAGCTCGCCGTGACTCCGAAATCATGGGTCCTCTTTACAACTTCCTTGGTCTAGAGGTTGGTTTGAACGTTTCAGACCTTTCAAAAGAAGAAAAGCGTGAAGCGTACGATGCGGATATTACGTATGGTACAAACAATGAGTTCGGTTTCGATTATTTGCGAGACAACATGGTTGTTTATAAGGAACAAATGGTTCAGCGCCGCAACTATGCAATCGTCGATGAAGTCGATTCCATCCTTGTCGATGAAGCACGTACACCGCTCATCATTTCAGGATCTGCGGCAAAGTCAACACAGCTGTATCAAATGGCAAACATGTTCGTGCGCCAGTTGAAAAAGGAAGTAGATTTTACAGTTGATGAAAAAACGAAAAACGTACAGCTGACAGAAGAAGGAATCAATAAAGCAGAGCAAATGTTCAGCATTGATAACCTTTATGATTATCAGCACGTAACACTGAATCACCATATTAATCAAGCGTTAAAAGCGCAAGCAATCATGCATTTGGATGTGGATTATGTCGTTCAAGAAGGCGAAATTGTCATCGTTGATCCGTTCACGGGACGTTTGATGGCTGGCCGCCGCTACAGCGACGGACTTCACCAGGCGATCGAGGCAAAAGAAGGTCTTGAGATCCAGCGTGAAAGTATGACACTTGCGACGATCACGTTCCAAAACTACTTCCGTATGTACAACAAACTTGCTGGTATGACTGGTACTGCGAAAACGGAAGAAGAGGAATTCCGCAACATCTATAACATGGATGTTATCGTGATTCCAACGAACCGTCCGATCGCGCGTGAAGACAGATCAGATCTTATTTATAAAACCATGCAAGGAAAGTTCAAGGCGATCGCTGCTGAAATTGAAGAGCGCCATAAAACGGGACAGCCGATCCTTGTGGGTACGGTTGCCGTTGAAACGTCTGAGTTGCTTTCACAATTATTGAGCAAACGTAAAATTCAGCATAACGTGTTGAATGCGAAAAACCATGAACGTGAAGCAGAGATCATCGAGAACGCTGGTCAGCTTGGCATGGTAACCATCGCGACAAACATGGCTGGCCGTGGTACAGACATCAAGCTTGGCGAAGGTGTTCGTGAAGTTGGCGGCCTTCACATTTTAGGTACAGAGCGTCACGAGTCCCGCCGTATCGATAATCAGCTCCGAGGTCGTGCCGGACGTCAAGGTGACCCTGGTTCATCTCAATTCTACATCTCAATGGAAGATGAACTAATGAGACGTTTCGGTTCTGATAACTTGATGACGATGATGGAGCGTCTCGGAATGGATGAAGACACTCCGATCGAGTCAAAGCTCGTAACAAAAGCGGTAGAATCTGCACAGAAACGAGTGGAAGGTTCGAACTTCGATGCACGTAAACAATTGCTTCAATATGACGATGTTATGCGTCAGCAGCGTGAAATCATCTATGCTCAGCGTCAAGAAGTATTAGATGCTGAAAATTTAAGCAGCATCGTATTGCGTATGATCGATTCAACGATTGAACGCATCGTAACGGTTCACACGCCTGATGCAGAAGTTCAGGAAGAGTGGGACATCAAAGAAATCGTGGATTATGTGAACGCGGTTATGTTCACCGAATCTGCCTTTACTGAAAAAGATCTGTTCGGTCTTGACCGTGAAGAGATTTTAGAGAGGATTCAAGAGAAAGTTCATGCAGCATTTGCTGAGAAAGAGAAGATGATGCCCGCTGAACAAATGGCTGAGTTTGAAAAAGCAGTCATCCTTCGTTCTGTTGACAGCAAGTGGATGGATCATATCGACCAAATGGAGCAGCTTCGCCAAGGTATTCACCTTCGTGCATATGGCCAAGTAGATCCGTTGCGTGAATATCAATTTGAAGGCTTTGAAATGTTCGAAGCGATGATCGCAGCGATCGAAGAAGAAGTCACAACGTATATTTTAAAAGCGCAAGTCGAGGAAAATCAAAATATGCAGCGTGAACAAGTGGCTGAAGGTAAAGCGGTCGTTCCTAGCGATAAGCAGGAAACGAAAAAGAAGCCAGCACGCAAGAAGCAGGACATCAAGCGTAATGCACCTTGTCCGTGCGGTAGCGGTAAAAAATACAAGCAATGTCACGGGGCAGATGTCGAATAA
- the ftsE gene encoding cell division ATP-binding protein FtsE: MIEMIDVWKTYPNGVMALNGIDVHIEKGEFVYVVGPSGAGKSTFIKCMFREEKPTQGSIIINGTNLTKIKERQIPKVRRKIGVVFQDFKLLPRLTVFENVAFALEVIEESPKVIRERVMEVLDLVSLKNKARMFPDELSGGEQQRVSIARSIVNHPPVIIADEPTGNLDPETAWEIMDIFKEINDRGTTVVMATHNKEIVNTITKRVIAIEGGRIVRDEAKGDYGYEV; encoded by the coding sequence TTGATAGAAATGATTGATGTGTGGAAAACGTATCCGAACGGTGTAATGGCACTTAACGGTATCGATGTCCATATCGAAAAAGGTGAATTTGTTTATGTGGTAGGACCCAGTGGAGCAGGGAAGTCCACTTTTATCAAATGTATGTTCCGTGAAGAAAAGCCAACTCAAGGATCCATTATTATTAATGGGACAAACCTTACAAAAATAAAAGAAAGACAGATTCCAAAAGTAAGAAGAAAGATTGGTGTTGTGTTCCAGGACTTTAAGCTTTTACCGCGATTGACGGTATTTGAAAACGTAGCGTTTGCGCTTGAAGTTATTGAAGAATCACCAAAAGTAATCCGCGAGCGGGTTATGGAAGTTCTTGACCTCGTAAGTTTGAAAAATAAAGCCCGAATGTTTCCGGACGAACTATCTGGAGGAGAACAGCAGCGTGTTTCGATTGCTCGTTCCATCGTAAATCACCCGCCGGTTATTATTGCGGATGAGCCGACAGGAAACCTGGATCCAGAAACAGCGTGGGAAATCATGGACATTTTCAAAGAAATTAATGACCGTGGAACGACTGTTGTTATGGCAACCCACAATAAAGAAATCGTTAATACAATCACAAAGCGCGTAATTGCCATCGAAGGCGGCCGAATTGTACGTGATGAGGCGAAGGGGGATTACGGCTATGAAGTTTAG
- a CDS encoding peptidoglycan DD-metalloendopeptidase family protein produces the protein MKRKVFGTVLSLSMALSAFSVYHSESVVHAESLSSIKKKQQENAKKADSTKSQLDANKSDQASVEAEIARIDKLSSETDAKINQKQKDISDTQAEIKQLRVEITAVEKRIAERDKLLKERVNSMYESGGAVSYLEVVLGSKDFGDFLDRVLALNLIAEQDRELLEEQKKDKELLDSKMAEVEKKLNGLQDAMQDLQKLQQQLKAQMAEKDRLMESLQEEQGHIEAEMHKIENEGELLKSQEEAFKKEQERARQREAAQRSSGGASTSVPVGNGMIVKPAAGMITSPFGQRPGEFHEGIDIAQAGTVPVHAAADGTVIRSYYSSSYGNCVFISHSINGQQWTTVYAHMTGRNVSNGQSVTKGTVLGNMGNTGRSHGQHLHFELHKGPWNQAKSNAVNPAAYW, from the coding sequence ATGAAACGCAAGGTGTTTGGTACAGTGTTATCTTTAAGTATGGCACTGAGCGCTTTTTCTGTGTATCACTCTGAATCCGTGGTTCACGCGGAATCTTTATCCAGCATCAAGAAAAAACAACAAGAAAATGCGAAAAAAGCTGACAGTACAAAATCGCAGTTAGACGCAAACAAGAGTGATCAAGCATCAGTAGAAGCTGAAATTGCAAGAATCGATAAATTGTCATCTGAAACAGATGCGAAAATCAATCAAAAACAAAAAGACATTTCAGATACACAAGCCGAGATCAAACAGCTCCGAGTTGAAATCACAGCTGTTGAAAAACGTATAGCAGAACGTGATAAACTTTTAAAAGAACGTGTAAATTCTATGTATGAATCTGGCGGAGCAGTATCTTACTTAGAAGTTGTTCTAGGTTCCAAAGATTTTGGCGATTTCCTGGATCGTGTATTAGCATTGAATCTAATCGCTGAACAAGATCGTGAATTACTAGAAGAGCAAAAGAAAGATAAAGAGCTTCTTGATTCTAAAATGGCCGAAGTTGAGAAGAAACTAAACGGTCTACAAGATGCAATGCAAGATTTGCAAAAGCTTCAGCAGCAGTTAAAAGCACAAATGGCTGAAAAAGACCGACTAATGGAATCTCTTCAAGAAGAGCAAGGTCACATTGAAGCAGAAATGCACAAGATTGAAAACGAAGGCGAATTGCTAAAATCTCAAGAAGAAGCCTTCAAGAAAGAGCAAGAACGAGCTAGACAGCGTGAAGCTGCACAGCGTTCGAGTGGTGGAGCATCAACTTCAGTGCCTGTGGGCAACGGAATGATCGTTAAGCCGGCAGCAGGTATGATCACTTCTCCATTTGGTCAAAGACCTGGAGAATTCCATGAAGGTATTGATATCGCTCAAGCTGGAACGGTTCCTGTTCACGCAGCAGCAGATGGAACAGTTATTCGTTCATACTACTCTTCATCTTACGGAAATTGCGTATTCATTTCGCATTCCATCAATGGCCAGCAGTGGACGACTGTATATGCTCACATGACAGGCCGCAACGTTTCTAACGGTCAATCTGTTACTAAAGGAACAGTACTTGGAAACATGGGTAATACCGGACGCTCTCATGGTCAGCATCTGCATTTTGAGCTTCATAAAGGACCATGGAATCAAGCGAAATCTAATGCTGTAAATCCTGCAGCTTACTGGTAA